The following are encoded in a window of Thalassotalea insulae genomic DNA:
- a CDS encoding DUF3802 family protein, translated as MVTDTDGYVHIIEYLTEHLSLFENAAGHSLNERSIMEVIEQELTEQIIMVCSQNEQLTFNQRNIIIREVDAIVYDLEEILSGVVNNPATQEQKTFIREFALLIKNLFDTEVHSGVLS; from the coding sequence ATGGTTACCGACACTGATGGTTATGTGCATATCATCGAATATTTAACTGAGCATTTAAGTTTGTTTGAAAACGCTGCAGGCCATTCCTTAAACGAGAGATCGATTATGGAAGTTATCGAACAAGAGTTAACTGAACAGATTATTATGGTATGTAGCCAAAATGAACAGCTGACTTTTAATCAACGCAATATCATTATTCGAGAAGTCGATGCTATCGTTTATGACTTAGAAGAAATCTTATCTGGTGTCGTCAATAATCCCGCAACACAAGAGCAAAAGACGTTCATTAGAGAATTCGCTCTGTTAATCAAAAATCTTTTTGATACTGAAGTACATTCAGGCGTTTTAAGCTAA
- a CDS encoding phosphoribulokinase encodes MSSRNPIIAVTGSSGAGTSTTTESFEHIFRTLDINSAKVEGDSFHRYSRQEMDLEKRKAREGGRRISYFGDEANDFDALEKLFCDYSETGKGKMRRYLHTFDEAVPYNQMPGTFTPWEALGEGTDLLFYEGLHGGVVTEKNNVAQHVDLLIGMVPIVNLEWIQKIIRDTNQRGHSREAVTASIVKSMEDYISFITPQFSRTHINFQRVPTVDTSNPFSAKAIPSLDESFVVIRFREATNVDFPYYLSMIEGAFMSRVNTLVVPGGKMGLAMELILTPLIKQLMDRKREANKQLDWMSDLLP; translated from the coding sequence ATGTCATCGAGAAATCCCATTATTGCCGTTACCGGTTCATCTGGTGCAGGCACTTCTACGACCACCGAATCATTTGAGCATATATTTCGTACTCTCGATATTAATTCCGCTAAAGTTGAGGGAGATAGCTTTCATCGTTATTCACGTCAGGAGATGGACTTAGAAAAGCGAAAAGCCCGAGAAGGTGGTCGGCGGATCAGCTACTTCGGTGATGAAGCTAACGACTTCGATGCGTTAGAAAAGCTGTTTTGCGATTATTCAGAAACCGGTAAAGGTAAGATGCGCCGTTATTTGCATACCTTTGACGAAGCTGTACCCTATAATCAGATGCCTGGTACATTTACTCCCTGGGAAGCGTTAGGTGAAGGTACTGATCTATTGTTCTATGAAGGTTTACATGGCGGAGTAGTGACGGAAAAGAATAATGTCGCTCAGCATGTTGATTTACTGATTGGCATGGTGCCAATTGTTAATCTGGAATGGATCCAAAAAATTATTCGAGATACTAACCAGCGAGGCCATAGCCGGGAAGCGGTAACTGCTAGTATCGTTAAAAGTATGGAAGATTATATTTCGTTTATTACGCCGCAGTTTTCTCGCACTCATATAAATTTTCAACGGGTACCAACCGTTGATACTTCCAATCCTTTTAGTGCTAAAGCCATTCCAAGCTTAGATGAAAGCTTTGTCGTTATTCGTTTCCGTGAAGCAACTAATGTAGATTTTCCTTATTATTTGAGCATGATAGAAGGCGCTTTTATGTCGCGCGTCAATACCTTAGTGGTACCTGGCGGGAAAATGGGCTTAGCAATGGAATTGATTTTAACGCCATTGATCAAGCAGTTAATGGACAGAAAGCGCGAAGCGAATAAGCAGCTGGATTGGATGAGCGACTTACTGCCTTAA
- a CDS encoding OsmC family protein, producing the protein MKAEVKWIGDEMFAGFSESGHTITLDANGGKLAPSPLENVLISLGSCSSVDVVSILQKSRQNISACRVEISGNRVDSVPKLFSDIHLHFVITGTDIAEKHVKRAVELSADKYCSVALMLNKAVNITHDFSIEEDK; encoded by the coding sequence ATGAAAGCAGAAGTAAAATGGATCGGCGACGAAATGTTTGCTGGTTTTTCAGAAAGTGGTCACACCATAACATTAGATGCTAACGGCGGTAAGCTAGCACCAAGTCCATTAGAAAACGTCTTGATTTCACTCGGCAGCTGTTCATCAGTAGATGTAGTCAGTATATTGCAAAAATCACGGCAGAATATTTCAGCTTGCCGCGTGGAAATATCCGGTAATCGTGTCGATAGTGTTCCTAAACTTTTTTCTGATATCCATTTACATTTTGTCATCACAGGTACAGATATTGCCGAAAAGCATGTCAAAAGAGCAGTAGAGCTATCCGCAGATAAATACTGTTCTGTGGCTCTGATGCTAAACAAAGCAGTAAATATTACCCATGACTTCTCAATAGAAGAAGACAAGTAA
- a CDS encoding TonB-dependent receptor, which yields MRNRYAKTFKRSIAAAAVSAVLGMSTAYAEDIKGNVVVTDGTIAGVTVKAVNKATNTTRTVDVNADGSYRLAKLPTGSYEVTVSKGDTVLAKETIRVSLGNNTNADFSVESSVEVISVTGSRVSMVDVSSMDSGLTIGEGDIDRMPVARNLTSVALLAPGVVLGDSKFSGAGVGFASFGGSSVSENSCYINGLEVTNTRQGLGCGSVPFEFYNEFQVKTGGYSAKFGRATGGVINSNTKSGTNDWEFAATATFQPDSLREEGSVSRQNGGTGRIFRDTRSDVDGSTEFTLSAAGPIIEDTLFIYALVNPRDTERSYTDFNGRDQENGVSEFRERNSDGSDNLFWGGKIDWDINEDHRLSYFTYSNENTAIEDIYRFDGQTGKRGHDLIDQSIRERGGKAWSLSYTGYITDELVVSAMTGNIRTEYTTNIANQECASVADSRDTSNPAQGCGSGGRIGQNYDDNEQTRIDIEYQLGDHTISAGYDYQKRSSTNRIDRMAGDHAWTYNTIAADGNLTSSGINYTNTTGAAHDYVADRIFIGGGDFYSDLKAYYIEDNWQITDNLLLSIGGRIDEFDSYAVGGGLLTSFKTDLAPRLGFSWDVNGDGESKLYGTFGHYYLPVANNTIYRVGSGISDSTAYYTFDSIDPATGNPVNPTPITGNLGTSTSVSSPSIAPANEVFQAKEADPFSKQEFILGYDRSINDNLSVSIRGTYRTILSALDDYCGKYSYPHCVMLNPGEASSWYKDGLYWTGSAWTEDSSWGNVDGQPDPGSLRKHTKEEIGLPEAKNDYLAWQLGAKYNQDNFRFDFTYTWSRSTGNFEGGVKSDIGQADAGLTQDFDFAALMDGADGYQANDRRHVFKFFGSYDYNDDLTFGINATLASGKPLNIYGKGHPSDDPNLFGGWGDFFYTYHGCDLTFDADGEEECLNENKNYTKHPRGTAGRTSWTFNIDLSASYMFEVSGIDMRASVDVFNVLNSQQITSLNEHYEAGSEGSFNSWYGAAYSWQAPRYVRFGLEARF from the coding sequence ATGAGAAATAGATACGCAAAAACCTTCAAAAGGTCGATTGCTGCTGCTGCAGTATCTGCCGTTTTAGGTATGTCTACTGCATATGCAGAAGATATTAAAGGTAATGTTGTTGTAACAGACGGCACTATCGCTGGCGTTACAGTGAAAGCTGTTAACAAAGCAACAAATACTACTCGTACTGTAGACGTTAACGCAGATGGTTCTTACCGTCTTGCTAAACTTCCTACAGGTTCATATGAAGTAACCGTTTCTAAAGGTGATACGGTTTTAGCCAAAGAAACGATTCGTGTTTCTTTAGGTAATAACACGAACGCTGACTTTAGCGTTGAGTCTTCAGTAGAAGTTATCAGTGTTACTGGTTCACGTGTTTCTATGGTTGATGTATCTTCTATGGATTCAGGTTTAACTATCGGTGAAGGTGATATCGATAGAATGCCAGTTGCTCGTAACTTAACGTCTGTTGCATTATTAGCACCAGGTGTTGTGTTAGGTGATAGCAAATTCTCCGGTGCGGGCGTTGGTTTCGCTTCATTCGGTGGTTCATCAGTATCAGAAAACTCGTGTTACATTAACGGTTTAGAAGTAACTAACACTCGTCAGGGTTTAGGTTGTGGTTCTGTACCGTTTGAATTCTATAACGAATTCCAAGTAAAAACTGGTGGTTATTCTGCTAAGTTTGGTCGTGCAACTGGTGGTGTAATCAACTCAAACACCAAAAGTGGTACTAACGATTGGGAATTTGCAGCAACAGCTACATTCCAACCTGACAGCTTAAGAGAAGAAGGCTCAGTATCTCGTCAAAATGGTGGTACAGGTCGTATTTTCCGTGATACCCGTTCAGACGTTGATGGTTCTACTGAATTTACTTTATCAGCAGCCGGTCCTATCATCGAAGATACGTTATTTATCTACGCGTTAGTTAACCCAAGAGATACAGAAAGAAGCTACACTGATTTTAATGGTCGTGACCAAGAAAATGGTGTCTCTGAATTTCGTGAACGTAATTCAGACGGTTCAGATAACTTATTCTGGGGCGGTAAAATCGACTGGGATATCAACGAAGATCACCGTTTAAGCTATTTTACTTATTCAAATGAAAACACAGCGATTGAAGACATTTATCGTTTTGATGGTCAAACAGGTAAGCGTGGCCATGATTTAATTGATCAATCAATTCGTGAGCGTGGTGGTAAAGCTTGGAGCCTAAGCTATACAGGTTATATCACAGATGAATTAGTTGTTAGTGCAATGACTGGTAACATCCGCACTGAGTACACTACTAATATCGCAAACCAAGAGTGTGCTTCAGTAGCTGATTCTCGTGATACTTCTAACCCAGCTCAAGGTTGTGGTTCTGGTGGTCGTATCGGCCAAAACTATGATGATAATGAACAAACACGTATTGATATCGAATATCAATTAGGTGATCACACTATTTCTGCCGGTTACGATTACCAAAAACGTTCATCAACTAACCGTATTGATAGAATGGCCGGTGATCACGCTTGGACTTATAACACTATCGCAGCTGATGGTAATTTAACTAGTAGTGGTATTAACTACACTAACACTACTGGTGCAGCGCATGATTACGTAGCTGACCGTATCTTTATTGGTGGTGGTGACTTCTACTCAGACTTAAAAGCTTACTATATCGAAGATAACTGGCAAATCACTGATAACTTATTGTTATCAATCGGTGGTCGTATCGATGAGTTTGACAGCTATGCTGTTGGTGGTGGCTTATTAACGTCATTTAAAACAGACTTAGCACCGCGTTTAGGCTTTAGCTGGGATGTTAATGGTGACGGTGAGTCAAAACTTTACGGTACATTCGGTCACTACTACTTACCGGTAGCAAACAATACTATCTATCGTGTTGGTTCTGGTATCAGTGATTCAACTGCTTACTATACGTTTGACAGCATAGATCCTGCAACGGGTAACCCGGTTAACCCAACACCAATTACAGGTAATTTAGGTACTTCTACTTCAGTAAGTAGCCCGTCGATTGCACCTGCAAATGAAGTGTTCCAAGCAAAAGAAGCGGATCCATTCTCTAAGCAAGAGTTTATCTTAGGTTATGATCGTTCAATCAACGACAACTTATCTGTTTCAATTCGTGGTACTTACCGTACTATCTTAAGTGCATTAGATGATTACTGTGGTAAGTATTCTTACCCTCACTGTGTCATGTTAAACCCAGGTGAAGCATCAAGCTGGTATAAAGATGGTTTATACTGGACTGGTTCTGCATGGACTGAAGACAGCAGCTGGGGTAATGTAGATGGCCAACCAGATCCTGGCTCATTACGTAAGCACACGAAAGAAGAAATCGGTTTACCTGAAGCGAAGAATGACTACTTAGCATGGCAATTAGGTGCTAAGTATAATCAAGACAACTTCCGTTTTGATTTCACTTATACTTGGTCACGCAGTACAGGTAACTTCGAAGGTGGTGTTAAATCAGATATCGGTCAAGCTGATGCGGGTCTAACTCAAGACTTTGACTTTGCGGCATTGATGGATGGTGCTGATGGTTATCAAGCAAACGACCGTCGTCACGTATTCAAGTTCTTCGGTAGCTATGACTACAATGATGACTTAACATTCGGTATCAATGCGACATTAGCAAGTGGTAAGCCATTAAATATCTATGGTAAAGGTCATCCAAGTGACGATCCTAACTTGTTCGGTGGTTGGGGTGATTTCTTCTATACTTACCACGGTTGTGATTTAACATTCGACGCTGATGGTGAAGAAGAGTGCTTAAACGAGAACAAGAACTATACTAAGCACCCACGTGGTACAGCAGGTAGAACATCTTGGACATTCAACATCGACCTTTCTGCAAGCTATATGTTTGAAGTATCAGGTATCGACATGAGAGCATCAGTTGACGTATTCAACGTGTTAAACAGCCAACAAATCACTTCATTAAACGAACATTATGAAGCAGGTTCTGAAGGTAGCTTTAACTCTTGGTACGGCGCTGCATACTCTTGGCAAGCACCACGTTACGTTCGTTTCGGTTTAGAAGCACGCTTCTAA
- the hslR gene encoding ribosome-associated heat shock protein Hsp15, giving the protein MKQDKTANANNSARLDKWLWAARFYKTRAIAKQMIDGGKVFYNGQRTKSGKNVVIGDVIKLRQGYEEKEVIVTALADKRRDATFAQTLYQETEQSIASRERNALARKQGVLLNPASETKPDKKQRRQLRQFKERI; this is encoded by the coding sequence ATGAAACAAGATAAAACAGCGAATGCAAACAACTCAGCTCGACTGGATAAGTGGTTATGGGCGGCTCGTTTTTATAAAACCCGCGCCATTGCCAAACAAATGATCGACGGTGGTAAGGTTTTTTATAACGGCCAACGCACCAAATCAGGCAAGAATGTAGTAATAGGCGATGTTATTAAACTGCGTCAGGGCTACGAAGAGAAAGAGGTCATAGTCACCGCGTTAGCAGACAAGCGTCGGGATGCAACCTTTGCCCAAACCTTATATCAGGAAACTGAACAAAGTATTGCTTCAAGAGAACGAAATGCATTAGCGAGAAAGCAGGGGGTATTATTGAATCCTGCTTCAGAGACCAAACCAGACAAGAAACAACGTCGTCAACTTCGACAATTTAAAGAAAGGATCTAA
- the hslO gene encoding Hsp33 family molecular chaperone HslO: protein MSTQPDILHRYLFDDLHVRGELVQLSDTYQKIIQAHEYPAGVRQLLGELVAATCLLTATLKFEGEIAVQLQGDGPIGYLAVNGNHLQQMRGIAKLTEQTNKTGLRELVGNGNMVITIRPSKGEPYQGVVALEKATLAQCLAHYFEVSEQIPTKIWLFHNDQTQQVAGSLVQLLPDSENKEQQLNDFEHLCQLTDTIKPEEVFSLDAETLLYRLYHQEQVRLFDPQAVSYQCSCSAEKCLNAIAQIEPSEIKSILAEQGNISMTCDYCLTTYEFGEQQLAHLLVATKH from the coding sequence GTGAGCACTCAACCTGATATTTTACATCGTTATTTATTTGATGATTTACATGTACGAGGAGAACTTGTACAACTTAGCGACACTTACCAGAAAATCATTCAAGCTCATGAATATCCTGCTGGTGTCAGGCAATTATTGGGTGAGTTAGTTGCGGCCACCTGTTTATTAACCGCCACTTTAAAGTTTGAAGGTGAAATAGCCGTGCAATTGCAGGGAGATGGTCCTATTGGTTACCTCGCTGTGAATGGCAATCATTTGCAGCAAATGCGTGGTATCGCTAAATTAACTGAACAAACGAATAAAACCGGTTTAAGAGAGTTGGTTGGTAACGGGAATATGGTGATCACGATTCGTCCGAGTAAAGGCGAGCCCTATCAAGGAGTGGTTGCACTTGAAAAAGCTACCTTGGCTCAGTGTCTCGCTCATTACTTTGAAGTATCAGAGCAAATCCCAACTAAAATCTGGTTATTCCATAATGACCAAACCCAACAAGTGGCTGGCAGTTTAGTGCAATTATTACCCGATAGCGAAAATAAAGAACAACAGCTAAATGACTTTGAGCATCTATGCCAGCTCACCGATACCATTAAACCAGAAGAGGTATTTTCATTAGATGCTGAAACCTTGCTGTATCGCTTATATCATCAAGAACAGGTAAGATTATTCGATCCGCAAGCGGTGAGCTATCAATGTTCATGCTCAGCAGAAAAATGTTTAAATGCCATTGCCCAAATAGAACCAAGCGAGATTAAAAGTATTCTTGCAGAACAAGGCAATATCAGTATGACTTGTGATTATTGTTTAACCACTTATGAGTTTGGCGAGCAGCAACTAGCGCATTTGTTAGTAGCAACTAAACATTAG